The following is a genomic window from Marinococcus sp. PL1-022.
GCGCATTGGGCATTAGCCCCGGTTTCCCGGGGTTATTCCCATCAGTCCGGCAGGTTGCCCACGTGTTACTCACCCGTCCGCCGCTCGTTCCACCGGTTTCCTCCCGAAGGAGTCCGCCGGCTTCCCGCGCTCGACTTGCATGTATTAGGCACGCCGCCAGCGTTCGTCCTGAGCCAGGATCAAACTCTCCGTAAAAAGTTTGATGCTGTGGCATCCGAAATGCCCTAAATTTGGTTCTTTTCTTTGGGGCTCTGGCTTGTCTTTCCTTTTCAAAGAACGATCTGCCGCTAAACAGCGACTTTTATAATTTATCATTTTTGAATAATGAATGTCAACAACTTTTTGAAGAAGTTTTAATTCGTTATTCTCTTTTTTGTCAGCCGTTTTGGCGACAATTAGTAATATAACATCGGCCTATAAGACCGTCAACCACTTTTGCAAAATAATTTTAAATTAGTTTTTAAGAGAACTCTCTGCGTTTAAAAAGCATACAAAAGCCTCCATCCATTAAAAAGATGAAGGCTTTTAAAACAGCTTACTGTTTGCTCATCTTTGTACATTCCGGACATGTTCCGTAAATCTCCAGCCGGTGATCTTCAATATCAAAGCCTGTCACATGTTCAGCTAACGTTTCTACTTCATCCAGGCCTGGATAGTGAAAGTCTACAATTTTCCCGCAATCATTACATATTACATGATAATGATCTGAAGTAACGCAGTCGAATCTGCTTGAGGAGTCTCCGTAGGTTAATTCTTTCACTATGCCAGCGTCTTTAAAAACCCGAAGATTATTGTAGACTGTGGCTACACTCATGTTCGGAAAACGTTCTTCAAGAGATTTATAGATATCGTCAGCAGTCGGATGGCTCATTGAAGAGTGTAGAAACTCTAAAATAGCATGACGCTGCGGTGTCATCCGAACGTTCGTGCTTTTTAAGACACTTACTGCTTCCTGTAGGCTAGCGCTCGCCATCGTCATGCACCTCTCTTCCTGTAAAACGATTCTTTATTTGTAATTCTTATAATCTATTTTATCGGAACCCCCTGATCCTTGTCAATGAAAGGGGGTCAGTGATTCTCATCTGTTTCGGCTGATTGAAAAAAAGGAAGCATCGATACATCTAAAAGAAAAGAAGTAAACCTATTTGAATGCTCTGGCCGTTTTCCTCTGTGTTTTTCGTAAGCCAGACATATATCCTTTAAATCTGTTTTTAACTTCGATACTTCTTCCTCATTCACACCGAACATAAACGTCGTGTTTCCTTTTTTTAAAAAACCACCGCTGCCCGCAATCTCTGTCATGCGATAGCCTTTGTCTTTCATTTCCATCTCTACCTGATCGGTATAAAAATTATCGATAATGCAAAGAAGCAGTTTCATGTTTTCACCCGCCTGCTATTTTTTAGAAGATGACAGGAATTCATCAACATACCGGGATACTTCCCCAATATGATCCTTTACCTTCACTTCGTCCCATACTTTCTGCACGACTCCTTCTGTATCAATAAAAAAGGTGGACCGTACAATGCCAAGGTACTCTTTACCGAAGTTTTTCTTCCATTTCCAAACTCCGTAGGCGTTAGCTGCTTCCTGTTCTTCGTCAGACAGGAGCGGGAAGGAAAGCTCGTGTTTAGCAGTGAAGTTTTCGTGTTTTTTCATTGAATCAGGGCTGACCCCGAGTACTTTGACATTTTTATCATTCAACTCTGGCAGAGCGTCCCTGAAATCGCAGGCTTCAGTTGTACATCCGGGAGTGTTATCTTTCGGATAAAAATACAAAATCACGTTCTGTCCCTGATAATCACTTAAACGAATGTTTACGCCGGTAGTAGCGGGGAGTTCAAAATCAGGAGCTTGTTTACCTTCCAGATCTCCTGGGTTTACATTGCTTTCTTCTGTACTCACATTGATCACCTCAACACTTGTTTTCATCTTATGATATCATGGTTTTTGCTTCACTTCTCCATGATACAATAGATAAGAAATAGTTGATAGTAAGGAGAGTCAGGAAAATATGTCCTATGAAAAATCTGTCGAGCTTTATAATGAAGCCTGCGAATTGATCGTCGGAGGCGTTAACAGTCCCTCCCGTTCCTTTAAAGGAGTTGGAGGCGGCACACCGGTTTTTATGAAAGAAGGGCGCGGTGCACATTTGTTTGATGAGGATAACAATCGCTACATTGATTACCTCGGGGCCTACGGTCCTATTATTACCGGGCACGGCCATACTCATATCGCTGAAGCAATCAATGAGGCTGCCCTTACAGGCACTCTGCTTGGCACCCCTACTAAATGGGAAAACGTGTTTGCACGTAAATTAAAAGATGCGGTACCTTCACTTGAAAAAGTCAGGTTTGTCAATTCCGGCACTGAAGCTGTAATGACGACTATCCGCGTAGCCAGAGCCTATACCGGCAAACATAAGATCATCAAATTCGAAGGGTGCTACCACGGCCACTCCGACCTTGTGCTTGTAGCAGCCGGCTCCGGACCATCGACGCTGGGATCCCCGGACTCTGCGGGCGTGACTCCCAACATTGCCGCAGAAGTCATCACTGTGCCATTTAACGACATTGACAGCTTCCGCGAAGCCATTGACCGCTGGGGTGACGAAACGGCTGCAGTCCTTATTGAGCCTATCGTAGGTAATTTCGGGCTTGTCGAGCCGGAGCCCGGTTATCTTGAAGAGATTAAAAAACTCACACATGAATCGGACTCTCTTCTTATCTTTGATGAAGTCATTACTGCTTTTCGTTTCACCTACGGAGCTGCTCAAAACATGCTCCATGTGGAACCGGATATGACCGCTATGGGGAAAATTATCGGAGGCGGCCTGCCGATTGGCGCTTACGGAGGCAGGGTCGATGTCATGGAGCAGGTCGCTCCTCTGGGTCCGGCCTACCAGGCAGGAACGATGTCCGGAAACCCTGCTTCTATGCGCGCGGGCATTGCCTGCCTTGAAGTATTGGAAAAAGACGGGGTATACGACACGTTAGATCATCTGGGTGAACGTCTTGAGAAAGGTCTCCTCGAGCAGGCTGAAAAATACAGCATCCCCGTTACGATCAATCGGTTAAAAGGAATGTTCACCATTTATTTCACAGATGAAACAGTAAAAGATTATAAAGGGGCCGAACGCTCGAACTCTGAAAGGTTCAGCATCTTTTTTAAAGAAATGCTTGACCGCGGCGTCCACCTTGCTCCTTCAAAATACGAAGCCTGGTTTCTGACCACTGAACACAGCACTGATGACATAGAAGAGACGCTGGAAGCTTCGGACCAGGCCTTTGCAGCGTTAAGCAGCTACATTTACTAAGTTCAATACAGAAAGGAATACAATCCGTTATGAAGCTGGGAGCCAGAATTTTCAAGACCGGTCTTGCGATCGTTCTAGCTATATACGCAGCATCGTGGATTGGATTGAACCCTCCTTTTTTCGCAGCTATCGCCGCTACTTTCGCTATTCAACCTTCCATATCCCGCACATTCCAGACAATGCTGGACCAACTTCAGGCTAATATCATCGGGGCTGGCACAGCTATTGTTATGGTACTTGCGTTCGGTCACGATCCGGTAATCATTGGAGTTACGGTGATGATTATTATTGCAGGCATTCTAGGATTAAAACTGGATGCCTCCACCATTCCAATCGCTGTTGTGACGGTCATTATTATCATGGGCAGGCCCGGAGACGGCAATTTTATTTTATTTGCCTCCGAACGGTTTGCTTTAATTATGCTCGGGATTCTTGCTTCCTTTTTAGTCAACATGCTGTTTCTGCCGCCAAAGCATGAAACCAAGCTGTATCAGCAGATTCGGGATGTGACCCAGGATACTATTCAGTGGATCCGGCTGCTTGGAAGGCATGAAACTAACCGTCAGACGCTGCGAAAGGACCTTTCCTCCCTTAAAGATCAAACGGTCTCCATCGAAAACCTGTACCTTCTGTTTAAAGAAGAACGCGTGTACACTAAAAAGGCAAGGCTTACCCGGGACCGGCGTGTTGTTCTTTTTAAACAAATGATCGCTTCGATGAATAAAATCGTGACCATTCTGCGCACGCTTGATAAGTTTGAAAACGATATGCAGCATACGCCTTCAGAAATGCAGGAAGCCATACGCAATCAGCTTGATCATCTTATGGATTACCACGACAGAATTCTTCAACGTTATGTAGGCAAGGTGACCACCCATCTTACAGAGGAAATGGCCGAAGAGGTCGATGAAGGCAGAGTGTCTTTAACCGATCAGCTTATGGAAATGTATCATCACCAGAATATCGACCGCTCGGAATGGCTCCATCTTCTTCCCATTGTCGCACACATCGTCGAGTACAATGAGCAGCTTGAACATCTCGACCGGCTTGTTGAGACCTATTTCCGCTATCACAGCAGCGAAGATTTCTTTGCTATTGAAAACTAAAAGGAGGGCGCCCGCTAATGGGTGCCCTCCTTTTTCGTTTATAAATTTTCACTGATTTCTATCAAATATTCTGCTAAAGCCTCGAGGCCTTTGTCGTAGTTTTCCAAATGGAAATGTTCATTTGGCGCATGAAAGTTTTCGGTTGGAAGACCAAATCCCATTAAAGCTACCGGCACATTTAAAATCTCGGAGAACGTTTCAATAACAGGAACAGACCCTCCCATTCGGGTATATGCTGCCGTTGTGCCGTATGCTGTTTCAAGCGCTCTCCCGGCTGCCTGAATGGCCGGGTGGTCAAATGGAGTCACAAACGGCCTGCCTTTATCAAACGGAATCACGTCCACCTCCACCCCTTTAGGAGTTTTATGCCGGACGTGCGCCGTCAGCTTTTCCACAATCTCATCGGGATCCTGGTCAGGCACGAGCCGGCACGTTATCTTGGCTGAAGCCGCAGAAGGAAGCACCGTTTTGATCCCCTCTCCCTGGAAGCCTCCGTGCATCCCGTTAATTTCCAGCGTCGGGCGGGCCCACGTTCTTTCCAAAAACGAAAATCCTTCCTCGCCAAACAGCTCCGGTACGTTTAGTTCTTTTCTTGTATTTTCTTCATCATATGAAAGTTCTGCATATGCCTGGCGTTCCTGGCCGGTCAGCGAAACGACCCGGTCGTAAAAGCCATCAACGATAATACGGCCGCTGTCATCATGCATGGAAGCAAGTATATCAGCCAAGGCATGAAGCGGATTTGCAACCCCGCCGCCGTACAGGCCGGAGTGCAGGTCTCCTTTAGCTCCATTTACATCAATCTGAATCCCCGCAAGTCCCCGCAGTCCATAGCAGACTGTCGGCCGGCCCTTTTCGAGCATCGGTGTATCGGAAACCAGCAGTACATCCCCCTGCAGCAGCTCCCGGTGCTTTTCCACAAACTCATCCAGATTAGGGCTGCCAATCTCTTCTTCTCCTTCAATGCAAAACCTCACATTCACCGGAAGCTCCTGTTTCGTCTGCATAAAGGCTTCAATCGTTTTAAGGTGCATAAACACCTGGCCTTTATCGTCAGTCGCACCGCGGGCATAAATTTTTTCATCCCGTATGTCCGGCTGAAACGGCGGCGTTTCCCACAGTTCAACCGGATCGGCCGGCTGCACGTCATAATGCCCGTAAAACAGGACCGTAGGCTTCCCCGGGGCATGCATCCAATCCCCGTACACGACCGGATGTCCACCGGTTTCCATAACATCCGTGTTTTCCAGACCTGCTGACTGCATGCTTTCCTCCACCCAGGAGGCAGCTGTTTCCATATCCGGTTTATGCTCCGGGTCTGCACTGATGCTTGGTATTGATAAAAATTCTTTTAGCTGGCTTAAGTGGCTGCTGCGATGATGCTTGAAATAATTTTTGACTTCTTCCATGGTCGCCTCCCAGTTTTTTATTTACACATGCTGAACGTCAAACAGCCGCTGGTAGGAGCCTTCTGCCATCATGAGCTGCTCGTGGCTGCCTGACTCCACTACACGGCCGTCTTCGATGACAACAATCCGGTCTGCGTGGGTAATCGTTGAAAGCCTGTGCGCTACGATAAAAGTAGTTCTGTCCCGGGCAAGCCGCTCCATCGCTTCCTGGATATAGTGCTCACTTTCCAGGTCCAGTGCCGAGGTGGCTTCATCAAACACAAGTATCGATGGATTTTTCAAAAACACGCGCGCAATGGCAATCCGCTGCTTCTGACCACCGGAAAGCTTCACGCCCCGTTCTCCGACTGGAGTATCGTAGGCGAGCGGCAGTTCGTTGATAAACACCTCGGCGTTCGCCATACGCGCTGCCTGTATGACTTCCTCGTCCGTGGCATCCGGTTTTCCCATCCGGATATTTTCTTTCACTGATTCGCTGAATAAAATGTTGTCCTGCAGCACCATTCCTATATGATCCCGGAGGGTGCGCACTTCGTAGTCCCGCACGTCTTTTCCATCAAGAAGCAGAGCGCCGCCGGTGACATCGTAAAACCGCGGAAGGAGACTGACGATTGTACTCTTACCACCGCCGCTCATGCCGACAAGCGCGATGGTTTCTCCCGGGCGCACATGCAGATCGACATCCTTTAATACATCGTTAGTGTCCTCTTCATATTTAAACCATACGTGGTCAAACCTGATGTCGCCTTTGACGTGCTGCACCGGCACGGCTGTTTCTTTGTCGGTAATATCGTATTTTTCATCAATAAATTCAAACACCCGGTCCATTGAAGCGATCGATTGCACAAGGGTGGTAGATGAATTCACCAGGCGACGCAGCGGACTGTATAGTCTCTCCATGTAGGAGGTGAACGCCACCATTTCCCCGACGGACAAATTCCCGTACAAAACAGCCATACCGGCTGCCAGGATGACTACCAGTGGTGCCACGTCCGTCACGGTGTTAACGGCTGCGAATGTTTTAGCGTTCCAGCGCGTATGATCCACCGCCCGGTCCAGGAACTGTTTGTTTCTTGTATCAAACTGTCCCTGCTCATGATTTTCAAGAGCGAAGCT
Proteins encoded in this region:
- a CDS encoding FUSC family protein, which translates into the protein MKLGARIFKTGLAIVLAIYAASWIGLNPPFFAAIAATFAIQPSISRTFQTMLDQLQANIIGAGTAIVMVLAFGHDPVIIGVTVMIIIAGILGLKLDASTIPIAVVTVIIIMGRPGDGNFILFASERFALIMLGILASFLVNMLFLPPKHETKLYQQIRDVTQDTIQWIRLLGRHETNRQTLRKDLSSLKDQTVSIENLYLLFKEERVYTKKARLTRDRRVVLFKQMIASMNKIVTILRTLDKFENDMQHTPSEMQEAIRNQLDHLMDYHDRILQRYVGKVTTHLTEEMAEEVDEGRVSLTDQLMEMYHHQNIDRSEWLHLLPIVAHIVEYNEQLEHLDRLVETYFRYHSSEDFFAIEN
- a CDS encoding dipeptidase, with protein sequence MEEVKNYFKHHRSSHLSQLKEFLSIPSISADPEHKPDMETAASWVEESMQSAGLENTDVMETGGHPVVYGDWMHAPGKPTVLFYGHYDVQPADPVELWETPPFQPDIRDEKIYARGATDDKGQVFMHLKTIEAFMQTKQELPVNVRFCIEGEEEIGSPNLDEFVEKHRELLQGDVLLVSDTPMLEKGRPTVCYGLRGLAGIQIDVNGAKGDLHSGLYGGGVANPLHALADILASMHDDSGRIIVDGFYDRVVSLTGQERQAYAELSYDEENTRKELNVPELFGEEGFSFLERTWARPTLEINGMHGGFQGEGIKTVLPSAASAKITCRLVPDQDPDEIVEKLTAHVRHKTPKGVEVDVIPFDKGRPFVTPFDHPAIQAAGRALETAYGTTAAYTRMGGSVPVIETFSEILNVPVALMGFGLPTENFHAPNEHFHLENYDKGLEALAEYLIEISENL
- the perR gene encoding peroxide-responsive transcriptional repressor PerR — encoded protein: MASASLQEAVSVLKSTNVRMTPQRHAILEFLHSSMSHPTADDIYKSLEERFPNMSVATVYNNLRVFKDAGIVKELTYGDSSSRFDCVTSDHYHVICNDCGKIVDFHYPGLDEVETLAEHVTGFDIEDHRLEIYGTCPECTKMSKQ
- a CDS encoding cyclic-di-AMP receptor, with product MKLLLCIIDNFYTDQVEMEMKDKGYRMTEIAGSGGFLKKGNTTFMFGVNEEEVSKLKTDLKDICLAYEKHRGKRPEHSNRFTSFLLDVSMLPFFQSAETDENH
- the bcp gene encoding thioredoxin-dependent thiol peroxidase, yielding MKTSVEVINVSTEESNVNPGDLEGKQAPDFELPATTGVNIRLSDYQGQNVILYFYPKDNTPGCTTEACDFRDALPELNDKNVKVLGVSPDSMKKHENFTAKHELSFPLLSDEEQEAANAYGVWKWKKNFGKEYLGIVRSTFFIDTEGVVQKVWDEVKVKDHIGEVSRYVDEFLSSSKK
- a CDS encoding ABC transporter ATP-binding protein, which translates into the protein MGSIKRYMQFVRPYNKIIAVTVTIGIFKFGLPLLTPLILAYIIDHVLLADGMATAEKARVLAWLAGGAVVLFIIVRPPIEYYRQYFAQWTGNKVLYDIRDQLFSHIQKLSLRFYSNRKAGEIISRVINDVELTKDFVITGLMNIWLDLATIIIALIIMFTMDVELTLVAMLFLPIYAFFIKYFYSRLRDLTKARSQALANVQGHLHERVQGMSVIRSFALENHEQGQFDTRNKQFLDRAVDHTRWNAKTFAAVNTVTDVAPLVVILAAGMAVLYGNLSVGEMVAFTSYMERLYSPLRRLVNSSTTLVQSIASMDRVFEFIDEKYDITDKETAVPVQHVKGDIRFDHVWFKYEEDTNDVLKDVDLHVRPGETIALVGMSGGGKSTIVSLLPRFYDVTGGALLLDGKDVRDYEVRTLRDHIGMVLQDNILFSESVKENIRMGKPDATDEEVIQAARMANAEVFINELPLAYDTPVGERGVKLSGGQKQRIAIARVFLKNPSILVFDEATSALDLESEHYIQEAMERLARDRTTFIVAHRLSTITHADRIVVIEDGRVVESGSHEQLMMAEGSYQRLFDVQHV
- a CDS encoding glutamate-1-semialdehyde 2,1-aminomutase — protein: MSYEKSVELYNEACELIVGGVNSPSRSFKGVGGGTPVFMKEGRGAHLFDEDNNRYIDYLGAYGPIITGHGHTHIAEAINEAALTGTLLGTPTKWENVFARKLKDAVPSLEKVRFVNSGTEAVMTTIRVARAYTGKHKIIKFEGCYHGHSDLVLVAAGSGPSTLGSPDSAGVTPNIAAEVITVPFNDIDSFREAIDRWGDETAAVLIEPIVGNFGLVEPEPGYLEEIKKLTHESDSLLIFDEVITAFRFTYGAAQNMLHVEPDMTAMGKIIGGGLPIGAYGGRVDVMEQVAPLGPAYQAGTMSGNPASMRAGIACLEVLEKDGVYDTLDHLGERLEKGLLEQAEKYSIPVTINRLKGMFTIYFTDETVKDYKGAERSNSERFSIFFKEMLDRGVHLAPSKYEAWFLTTEHSTDDIEETLEASDQAFAALSSYIY